The Coraliomargarita sinensis genomic sequence AAATTTCAAGTTTGTTTATCATTAAATAAACTTATGGAAGATCGTTTTAAAGCACCGACTGCATCTCATTGGCCCAGCATCATTCAAGGTGGCATGGGGGCGGGCGTCTCGGACTGGCGCCTGGCGCGTGCGGTCGCGAAGGCCGGGCAGATGGGAGTCATTTCCGGCACGGCGCTCGATACGATTCTGATCCGCCGCTTGCAGGACGGAGATCCCGACGGGGCAATGCGACGCGCGCTGGGCGCGTTTCCCTATCGTGAGATGGCGGAGCGGATACTCAATGAATGGTACACGGAGGGTGGAAAAGCGCCGGATGCTCCTTACCGCTTGAAACCGCTCCCCGAAGTGGAGATGGGCCGGCTTGACGAGGAACTGATGATCGTGGCGAATTTCGCCGAGGTGTACTTGGCGAAGGAGGGGCACGATGGCTGGGTCGGTATCAATCTGCTTGAGAAGATCCAGCTTCCCACGCTGCCGTCCCTCTTCGGCGCGATGCTGGCGGGCGTGGACGTCGTCATTATGGGCGGCGGGATTCCGTTGGCGATCCCGGGGGTGCTCGATGAAATGGCGCAATTGCGGCCGGTTGCATTAAAACTGCATGTCGTGGGAGCCGATCGTTCACACGAGCACAAGGTCGAGTTTCATCCCGGCACCCACGTGCCCGCCTCGCAGGATCGGCTCAAACGTCCCTGCTTTTTTCCGGTGGTCTCTTCCGAAACCCTGGCAAAGACGCTGGTGCGCAAAGCCAGCGGCCGTGTCGACGGCCTGATCGTCGAGCACTATTCGGCGGGGGGACACAACGCACCACCGCGGCGAGACGGGGCTTATTCCGACCGGGATGTCTGTTCACTGGAGAAGATAGCCGCCCTGTCCCTGCCCTTCTGGCTGGCGGGTGGTTGTGCCTCGCCCGAGAGTTTGCAGGCGGCCCGATCCACGGGAGCGGAGGGCGTCCAGGTCGGCTCGGCCTTCGCTTGTTCCAAAGAGTCAGGCATCGCCACGTCGATCAAAAACGAGATTATCGAGCAGTACCGTAGTGGCAGAATCAAAGTGATCACAGACTTCCGCGCCTCGCCGACCGATTATCCTTTCAAACGTTTGGAACTCAAAGCCAACAAGGGCGCGGATGCCTGCCGCGTCTGTGATTTGGGCTACCTTCGGCATATCTTCGAAAAGGAGGATGGTACGCTCGGCTACCGCTGTCCTGCCGCTCCGAAAAAGAACTATGTGCTGAAAGGCGGCCGGCCGGAGGACTGTGAAGGGCGGCGTTGTCTTTGTAACGGTCTGCTTGCCACCATCGGCCTGGGGCAGATCCGCCGTGGGCGTTCGGTCCTGCCACTGGTCACCATCGGTGACGACCTGAGTTTTCTCGATAGACTCGGAGGCGGTGCTTCCGCGCTCCCGACGGCCGGGGACGTGATCGAATACCTGCTCAGTTCACCGGAATCAGGGCGAGCCCCAAACTGATCCAGATTGGAATGGTGATAAGGCTGACCACTGTGGTGCTGAGTACGACCTTGAATGCGACCTCCGGGGATCCGTCAAAATGCCGGGCGAGAACAATCGGAAAGACGGCACAGGGCATCGCGGCCTGAATGATCAAAACCCGTTTGAGTTCGACCGGCAGCGGAAAGAGAAAGGCGAACAGAATGAAGATGACGGGAAAGACCCCGAGTCGTAGCGCGCAAGCGGCGACCGGAACACGAATGCCTTCCCGAAGTTTGGCGCCTTTGGCCAAGTCGGCGAAGGTGGCCCCGATTAAAATGAGTCCCAGCGGGATGGCGCATTGACCAAACAGGTCGATGGTTTCCAAAACAAAATTGGGGACATGTTGGTCGGCCCGCATGAGATTGAGCGGGGCGCCGATCAAGATGGCGATGACCGGTCCGCTTAAGATGCGCCGCCAAATCGATTTTGGGTCGTTCGCCGAGAGTATAAAGCCGACCCCGAGGGCCCACATGGCGAATTCGACGCCCAGATTGTGGACAAGCAGGACTCCGGTGGTTTCCCGGTCGAAGAGCAGGGCGATGATCGGTATCGGGAAGTAGCCGTAATTATACATCCCGGAACTGAAGGCAAAGGTCCGGCATTCGCGCTGGTTGCCCAGATTGATTCGACGTGCGACGAGCATGCTTATGCCGAAGCCCGCGACGATCGTGGTCATGCCGATCAACGGAGGCAGGATGAGGTTGGACGGGTGCCTCAGGGCATCATTGCCCAGGATGAAGGAGAGGATCATCGCCGGGTAGAGGAGATTGACGACCACCCGCATCAGGCTGTGGTCGGCCTCTTCGCTCAGCCACCCGAGTCGTCTGACGAGGAAGCCGCTGCCGATAATGAGAAAGATCGGCAGCATGGCGGTGAAGACGAGTGAGGTGGTGTCCATCGGTGATGATCTTTATGACAGGAAGCACAAGATGAACAGAATGAAAATTGGCTTTTAAGCTGTGTTGGTGGGGACGGTTGGGAACCACCCCGCCGCCGTGCGGCACTCCTCCTTGGCAAGGAGGGGAGTTTTAAGAGTAGTTTGCTGCGCGGCACCCCTCCTTCTCAAGGAGGGGAGTTTGTCTGCAAGCTCTTCCCCCGGAAAAGGGTAGGTCACCGGCTCAGACCATGCGGTCGAGAGTGTCCTTGCTGACAATTTTATAGTCGCGGTAGGCGTCGGCCTTATCGAGGTGGTCGGTGAATTCGTCGTGTTCCTGTCGGCTGCTGAATTCGAAGCCCAGCAGGGCGCGGCCCACGCGCTCGCCGGAGTAAACGTAGTTGAAGTAACAGAGGTTGGCGTGCGGGCTCACCTCGCGAAGGAAGTCGGCCAGAGCCCCCGGGCGTTCGTGGAATTCAAGGGTGATAAATCTCGGATAGGCGAAAAGTTTCGGATCGTAGTGAATCATCCGGAAGTTGACATCGATATCCGAGGTCACTTCGGAAATCTCATAGCCTCCGTCGCGCAGTGCTTTTTTCAACCCGTCGAATTCCAAGGGATTGAGGTCAAATCCGATGACCGGGGCGGCTTCATGCTGATCAATTTTGCCGTATTGGAAATCGACGATGTTGACGGTGTCCGGCAATGCGTTGAGCAGGCTGTACATGGCACCGCTCTTTTCCGGAATGCCGATCTTGAGGTAGCGGCGGTGCAACGCGCCGACCGCCGCGCGCCGTGCCACTGAAGCGAGTTGTTCAAAATCCATGTTGGCGCCGCAGAGGATGGTAAGCGCCCGCTTCCCCTTGAGCTTATCCTTTGTTTTGAGAGCGGCGGCCATGCCCATCGCGCCGGAGGGTTCCGGCACGCAACGAAGCTGCTCCCAGTGGAACTGGATGGCGGCGGCGACTTCGTCGTTGCTGACGGTCATCCATTCATCGATGACCTCCGCGCAGATCTCGCGTGTCAGCGTGCCGGCCTTCCGGACGGCGGTGCCGTCGCAAAAGATATCCAGCTTGTCCAGAGCCACCGGTTTTCCGGCTTGGACCGCCGCCGCCATCGAGGCCTGACCCTCGCCCTCGACCCCGATAATTTTGATATCGGGGTAGTGCACCTTCAGCCAGGCGGCGGTCGCTCCCGCCATGCCGCCCCCGCCGACTTGGAGGAAGGCCACATCGAAGGGGCCATGCCCGGACATGACGATCTCGTCGGCGAGGGTGCCCTGGCCGGCCATGACGGCCAGATCGTCGTAGGCGTGAATATAGCTGAGCCCGTCTTGCTTGGCGGCCTGGTGGGCGGCTTTGCTGGCGGCATCGTAGGTGTCACCAAGCAGGCGGATCTCGACGGACTCGCCCCCGTGACGCCGGACGGCCAGCTGTTTCATGCGGGGGGTCGACAGCGGCATGAAAATCGTGGCCTTGGTATCCAGCTTGCAGGCGGCCAGGGCCACGCCCTGGGCATGGTTACCCGCCGATGCCGTCACCACCCCGCGCTTGAGTTCGTCGGCACTGAGCTGCGCCATCTTGTTGTAGGCCCCGCGCCATTTATAGGCATGGATCGGGGAGAGGTCCTCGCGTTTGACCCACAGATCGATGTCGTTCTCCAAGCGGATCGACTGCAGGGGCGTCGCGTCGCCGACTTCGTAAACCCGCCGACGGGCAAAAAGGATCTCCTGCTGAAGCTGCTGCAATCGGGTCTCACCATCCATGTCACGATGCGAACGCTTTTTCGCCGGGGGCACAACACAGAAGCGATGTGTTTTTGGGGTGTCGTTGCGCTTGTTGCTTTGTGGCGTGCCCGCTTGTCGGGGGCCGGCTGGGATGACGTCGGAGGTTCGATCGGGACGGGGCGCCCGCGAGCGGACACGCCACGAGACTGAACCCAAAAAAACGCCCAGAGAGGCGAACTCCTCGGCGTTTGGAAAGTTTTTGCTCGCGGGTCCGCTTAACGGCGTCGCACCATAATCCAAGTCAGGCCGAGGCACCCGGCGAGGAGGGCGAACGCGGAGGGTTCGGGGACGGCCTGCAATTCGACGTTATCGAGGTAGAGTTCGTTGCCCGGACTTCCGCCAGTCGTAAAGAATTGAAGCCTAAAAGTTGTGGTGGTGGCCTGGTTCGCCAAGCTACTGAGATCAGTGCTGAAGGATCCCCAAGAGCCAGTGTCTGAAATTGTATAGCTATCAATAGCCGTGGCATAGCTGTCTACGGACCAAAAAAGGTCAATTTCGATGTCTGCACCTCCGGAGTTCTTTTGAAAGTCAAAAGAGAAAGAAGTGAAGTCCAATGAAGAACTAGGGGTCACACTAAATTCAGCCGCGTCAGTATCACCCGCTACGTCATCATCACCCTGGTCATTGATATTTCCCATATAAAAAACATAGGCAGGCGCAAGTTGGCCGACGCTTCCATCGATTCCAGGTTGAAGGCTCACTCCTGCAGTTTCTCCTGAAATTCCTGGAAATGTGATATCGCTGGCCGTCGAATTCGTATCTGCATCGCTTGATGCGAACGAGTTGGAACTAAAGGTATATTCAGCGACAATAGTTTGAGCTTGCCCACTAGCTGCTGCAAGCAGGGAAATTATGGTTAGTGTCAGGTCGTATCTCATAGGCTTTCGTGTGGAATGAGAATTAGTTGAGCTTTGTTAAGAACTTTTTAAGCTCTCATAGTATGTAAAATTTTTTTTTCGCCAACGCAATGGTTTTCCGAGCTGTATCCCAGATTAAATTACCAATCTATAACAACTTGTGATTTTTTGAGTCATTCGAGTTACAGTTTCCGAGAGACCTGCCTCGTAAAAAGATGCGATATTTTTGTTGTAGTTCGCCGCACCAAGAGTGTTCCTGCGTCTGTGGAGTACGGATGATGCTTGGCGGAAATCCACGGCGATGATGTCAATGTGCAACAATTCTATCTTGCCGACGTCGTCCCCCGACCGGGCCGGGATTGAGGGCGAGGTGGTAGTTTTGCAACCACCTCGTCTGGCCGCTCGGCTCTTGGCCAAGCGGGTCGCAGTGGAACGTGGTGTGCAACTGGGGGAAGAGGTCGGCTACCAAATTCGTTTTGAGAACCGCAAGCGAAGGTACAAGGTTCAAGCGTATTAATTCTCTGCCACCTCAATGTGGACAAAGAGGCGGTCCAACGCGGTTCCGCTGACTGTAGCCGTGACGGTGACCATTCCATTTGCTGGCGGATCCTGGGTAAAGCTCACGGTGCTGCCTGCACTCTCATAGCCGTCGGCATGGAAGCTCACCAGATCTTTTGACCAGCGGTAGGACGCAGTGAGATTGGACGCAGGGGTGTCGTTCAGGGTTGTTTCGCTGCGCTCTAACGGCTTGTTGTCTATAGTGGGCCGATTGCAATGCATAAGTCATTGACCGAAACACAGCCGCTTTCCATCTCTTGTGGGTGCTCGAGCAGAATCCACCACTTCCGATCTACGAAGTCGCCGACCCACTGGTCGAGGGCTTGCGGGCGCACGGTCGCCTCGTTCTGAGTGCCCCGACTGGCTCGGGCAAATCCACCCAAGTGCCGCAGATCCTGATCGACCGGGCCGGGATTGAGGGCGAGGTGGTGGTTTTGCAACCGCGTCGTCTGGCCGCTCGGCTCTTGGCCAAGCGGGTCGCAGCGGAGCGCGGGGTGCAACTGGGGGAAGAGGTCGGTTACCAAATCCGTTTTGAGAACCGGGTGAGCGCGCGGACCCGCATCCGCTTTGTGACGGAAGCGATCCTGCTTCGACAGATTTTGCAGGATCCCTCGCTGAAGGGCGTGGGCGCGGTGGTCTTCGATGAATTTCACGAGCGGCATCTGACCAGTGACCTGAGTCTGGCCTGCGCCCTGCAAAGCGTGCAGCGGCAGCGGCCCGATCTGAAACTGGTGGTGATGTCGGCCACGCTCGACATCGAGCAGATGGAGGATTTTTTGCAGCCCTGCGCGCGGATTGAGGCCGGTGGCCGACTCTATCCCGTCGAGGTCGATTACGCCGGGGCTTCGCTCGGTCGTGAGGCCGCCCCCGTCTGGGAGCGGGCCGCGCGGGCCTTCAAGCAGTTGCAACGGGACGGCCTGCGCGGCGATGCGCTGGTTTTCATGCCGGGTGCCTTTGAGATCCGGAAGACGATTGCCGCGATCGAGGCCCTGCCGGAGTCGCGCGGTTTCGAGGTGCTGCCGCTGTACGGGGAGCTGCCGCCCGAGGCGCAAGACCGGGCCGTGCGTACGGGCGACGGGCCGAAGGTGATCGTTTCGACCAACGTGGCCGAGACCTCGATCACGATCGAGGGCGTGCGCGCGGTGATCGACGGCGGTTTGGCGCGGATCGCCCGCTACGATGCGCGGCGGGGGATAAACTCGATCCTGATTGAGCAGATCAGTCAGGCCTCGGCCGAGCAACGCAAGGGACGGGCCGGGCGCACGGGGCCGGGGCGTTGTATCCGGCTCTGGAGTGAAGCCGAGCACGAGGCGCGGCCCGGCCACGAGACCCCGGAAGTGAAGCGAGTGGATCTGGCCGAAACACTGCTCATGCTGTCGGTCGCTGGGGTGACGGATGTGGATGCCTTCCCCTGGTTTGAATCGCCGGAGACGACCGCGCTGCAACGGGGGAAGCACCTTTTGCACGACCTTGGCGCGGTGGATTCAATGGGTGCTGTCACGGACATGGGGCGCAGGATGTCGGTCTTTCCCCTGCATCCCCGCTATGCCCGGATGCTGATCGAAGCCGAACGTCTGGGTGTGTTGCCGGACGCGGCGCTGGTGGCCGGAATCAGTCAGGGGCGGCCGTTTTACCGCGCGTCCCGCGAGGATCTGGTTCGCCGCGAGCAGATCCGTCAGGTCGAGGACCAGGTCGACGAGCGCTCGGACTATTTCCTTTTGCTGCGCGCCTTTGAGTTGGCCCGGGCTGCAAAGTTCAAGCCGCCCGCCTGCAGCGAACTGGGCATCCACGGCGTGGCGGCCCGCCAGGCGGGGGAGAGCGCCCGGCAAATCCTGCAGCTGGCTCCGCGGGAGGGACGCGCCCGGTCTTCTTCGCGAGAGCACGAAGAAGAAGGTTGCCCACCCGCACGGCCCGGACAGAGCCCGGCCCTCCCCAAAGAGGGAAAGACCGCTTCGGCGGCCGAGGATGCCCTGTGCCGCTGCCTATTTCTGGCTTTTGCCGACCACCTCTGCTTGCGCATTGACAAGGGGACCCGGCGCTGCAAGATGGTGCACGGGCGAAGCGGTGAGTTGAGACGCGAAAGCTTGGTGGAAAGTCCTCTCTTTGTCGCGGCCGAACTGGAGGAGCGTGAGCTGCGCGGGGAGGTCACGGTTCTCCTGGGCCTGGCGACCGCGGTCGAGCCGGAGTGGTTGAGCGAGTATTTTCCCGAGGACATGTCGGAGGGCTGTTTGACCGAATATGATCCTTCGACCCGCCGCGTGAGCACGAAGCGGCAGACGCGTTTCCGCGATCTCGTCCTCGAGGAAAAGGAGGGGGGTGAGGTGGATCCCGGACAAGCGGCGGGCCTTCTGGCGGAAGAAGTGGTGTCCGGTCGTTTGAATTTGAAAAAATGGAATGCCGGCGTGGAGCACTGGATCCAGCGGGTCAATTTCGTGGCCCGGCATTGCCCCGAAACCGAGGTGGCGCCCATCGATGAGGAAGCGCGGCAGCTGCTGATCGAACAGATCTGCCACGGAGCCAGCAGTTACAAGGAGATTAAGGACCGCGAGGTACTGCCCACGGTCAAGGAGTGGATCCTTCCCGAGCAGCATTATTACATTGAGACCTACGCCCCGGAAAATATCGGGCTGCCCCGACGCAACCGCCCTGTCAAATTGCGTTACGAGTCGGATGGGCGGGCTTTCATCGCGTCGAAGCTGCAGGATTTTTACGATGTGAAGGGGGAAACCCTGCGTATCGCCAACGGCAGGGTGCCTCTAGTGATCGAACTTCTGGCCCCGAACGGACGGCCCGCCCATGTGACGGACGATCTCGATGGCTTCTGGGACGGCGCCTACCAGCAAGTGCGCAAGGATCTCGCAGGGCGTTATCCGAAACACGAGTGGCGCTAGGCAGGTAGGGCAGGGCCTCAGCTCGCTTAGGCCGCAAGGTCTGGTCGATGACATTGGCAGCTGGCGGCGTCGAGCAAGCTCGAGCCCTACTTTGGCCCGGTGATTCGGCCGAAAGCTTGCCAAGCGTAAGGAATCAGGTCTCCCTGTCAGGAATGTTGCGTATTTTGAAAGGCGTGCTGCGCTGGTGTTTTACCTGGCTTTATTTCGTCCTGCTGACCTGTTTCGTCGGGGCCGTGCTGGGGGTGTTGTCCCATGTCGTGCTCGGGCCCCTCTTTGTGGATGAACCCGATTTTACTTACCTTTCCGCCTTTGGTTTTATGAACGGTTTGAAATACGGCGGTGTTTGGGCCGGTGGTTTGGCCATCGTGCTTTGCGTCATGCGGGCGCGGAAGGAGTATTTGGTGAATCATGAGGAGGGAGGCGAAAGGCGATGAGGGCGGGCAACAACCGAATCATGGTTTACTTTACCGGCTTCCTGATGGGCCTGATCCTGGTCTCGCTTATTATGAGCCGGCGAGCCGCGCGCGATCAGGCCAAAGTGGACCCTTGGCTGGAGCACAATGCCGCCATGCTGGATGCCGGAGCCGAGCCCCTGCCGAAGAAGGTGCCCGGATCGATCCAAAAGGGTCTCATTATTGATTACGGTGAGTTGCCCGCCGAGGGAGAACCCGTCCATCGGGTCTGGTTACTTCGATTCGAGGGAAGTTACCCGAATGTTCGGATCGTCGAGGACATCGCCAGCGGCGAGCTGCGCTACATGGCCGCCGACCAGATCAAGCTCCGCCTCGCTAAGGATGTCGATGTAACGGAGCTCAAACCGATGCTCGACGAACTTGGGCTGCGCTTACGGATGTTTAACCGCAAAGAGAAGATTGCGGTGCTTGGCGTTTTACACACGGGAATCAGTGCGGTGCCGGACACGATTCAGGCGATTGAGCCCTGGTCGGATTTGATCGAGCGCGTCGAACCGGATTGGATTTTATTCAAGGGAGAATAAGGGTAGTGCGCGTTCGACGAACGCGCACTCTTACAAGCGGAGAAGTTTTGCCGGTAGGTCTAGTGTTATGGTTAATGAATCGAACCGGCGAACGGCGGCCTCGGCGAGGCCGCCCTACCAAAGGAATCGTGACAGCTGGTAGGAGACTGCGCCCTACCGCCAGGAGTAAATCATCCGGGTGTAGTAGCTGGTATCGAGCTTTTCTTCCGCAGCCGGCTGGCTTTCGTATTCGTTCTTGATGCCCATGCGAAGCTTCCAGTTGTCGCTGTTGCCGATGGGGATTTCAATGCCGCTGTCGTGGACGACCCGATAATTACTGAAATCATCGATTGCGGGCACGAAAGTAAGATCGTTTTCCATGACGAACATGTCCTTGTACTCATAGCTGTGGGCCAGCCCGAAGTCGATGGTCGGGCTGGACTCGTCCTCGGTGTCATCGGTGTAGGCCGTGTAGCGGTAACCGAGACCGGAGCGGGCGACCAGGCTTTGCTTGTCCTTGTTGATCAGCCGGTAGGAAAGACCACCCGCTGAGGTCGAGCGGAATTTGACGTTGTCGATCCGGTCGGTCTCAAGCTCGGTGCGGGCGTACCAGCCGAGCACCTTGCTGAAGAACGATTCGTAAGAGGCACCCCCGGCCGCGCGGTCTTCCGTCTTGAGGTCTTCCTCCTCGGCTTGCTCGTATTCCGCGTAAAAGGCGAGGGTGTCGTTTGGCCCCTTCAGCTTGGCTTCAAGCCGGGTGCCGAGGCTGAACTTGTCCGTGTTGCCGTCTTTGCCGGTCATATCCAGACTGGCGTCATAGCGCCACTCGCGCTTGTTGCGGGCAACTTCCGGATCTTCGGCTCCCGGAGTCCAGGATGCGGCAACTTTGGAGGTGTTGGTCGTGAGTACGCCGTCCTCGGAGGTGATCTTCAACTGACCATTACCGGAGGACTGGACCGGGCCGGCCATCAGTGTGCCGCTCTGCAGGCGAACCACCCGCGGCTCGTCCGTGCTGAAGGATGCCACCTGCTCCTGAGAGATTTTCAGCGAACCGGCATAGTTGGTATCGAGGTGGATGGTTCCTTTGTCGATCAAAGTGATGGTGCCGACGAGCCTGGCTCCATCGGTGGTGATCACTTCATCGGCGGAAGAGCTGTGGGCGAACAAGAGCGCAACAAGCGCAAGGATGTTTCCGTATTTCAACTTCATATGACTGCAATTTCTTCAAATAAAAGCGAGCTCCCCGAGAGGGGAGCCCGCTTGTGAAAAATTTCAACCCTTACTCGGATTTAATCAGGATTTCTTTGGCGGAAAGCCCCTGTTTGATCATGGGGAGCACGTGCTCGGTATGCGGAACGATGACTTCAAGGACGTAGGGTCCGTCGAATTCGATCATTTCACGAATGGCGTCACGCAGGTCCTCACGCTTGACGACGCGACGGCCCGCGACACCGAAACCTTCCGAGATTTTGACGAAGTCCGGGTAGATCGCATCCAGATTGTCGGGACTGCCGATGTCGTCCTTGTCGCAAAGGATCGTCTGGCCGCGGACACTCTCATACATGAGGTCTTCCCATTGAACCACCATGCCGAGATGCTGGTTGTTCAGAATGATGGTCTTGGCATGGATGTTTTCAATTTTCGCGGTGGCGAGTTCCTGCACGTTCATGAGGAAACAGCCATCCCCGTCGATATTGATGACAAGCTTGTCCGGGTGGGCGACCTTTGCCCCGATCGCGGCCGGCAGGCCGAAGCCCATGGTGCCGAGGCCCAGCGAACTGATATAGGTGCGCGGTTCGCGGAATTTGTAGAACTGGGCCGTCCACATCTGGTGCTGCCCGACGCCGGTTGTGATGATGGCCTCTCCGTTGGTTTCTTCGTAGAGAGTCTCAATCGCTTCCTGCTGGGTGATGTGTCCGCTCTTGTCGTAGGAGAAAGGGTGCTCTTCCTTCCAGCCGTTGATGGTAGTAAACCATTCTGACAGGTCCGGTTTTTTGAAGTCCTTCCTGGCGAGCTCGCTCAAGCGGCTGAGCGCATACTTGATGTCCGAATGGATCGGGTGCTGCACGCGCTTGTTCTTGTTGTGTTCGGAGACATCGATGTCGATGTGGACGATTTCCGCGTCCGGTGCGAACTTGTCGACCTTGCCAGTGATGCGGTCGTCGAAACGCGCGCCGGCGCAGATCAGCAGGTCGCTGTCACAGACGGCCCAGTTGCCGGCCACCGTGCCGTGCATGCCGAACCAATAAAGTGACTGCGGGTGCTGGGCATCGAATGCCCCGATCCCCATCAGGGTGGAGGCCACCGGCAGACCCGTGAGTTCCGCGAACTCACGCAGTTCGAGGTGAGCCTCGGCGGAGATGATACCGCCACCGGTGTAGAGAACCGGGCGCTTGGCGCCTTCAATCAATCTGAGGACTTCGCTCAGCTCTTCGTCGCTCGCTTCCGGGTGGGTCACGTCCCCCTGGTAACCGGGCAGGTCTATTGAAGCCGGAAAGGTGGGGGCGTAGACGGCCTGTTGGACGTCCTTGGGAATGTCGATCACGACCGGACCGGGGCGGCCGGTTTGTGCGATGTGGAAGGCCTCTTTCACCACCCGCGGCAGGTCATCCTTGTCCAGGACAAGGTAGCTGTGCTTCACTATGGGAAGCGTCATGCCGTAAAAGTCGGTTTCCTGGAAAGCGGCCTTGCCGATAAACTGCTGGTACACTTGCCCGGTGATCGCGACCAGGGGAACGCTGTCCATGAAGGCGTCCGCGATACAGGTGACGAGGTTGGTCGCGCCCGGACCGGAGGTCGCCATGCAAACGCTGGCTTTGCCCGTGGAGCGGGCGTGCCCGTGGGCCATGAAGCCGCCGCCCTGTTCAAAGCGTGGCAGGATGGTCCGGATCTTTTCGCTCTTGGTCAGAGCCTGGTGAAGTTCCATCGAGGCGCCGCCCGGATAGGCATACACCACATCGACTCCCTCGCGCTCAAGTGAGGCGACGAGGACGTCGGCACCCTTCATTTCTGGGCCGATTTCATCCTGCTCGGGGAATTCGATAGCTTTATCTGATTTCATGGTTCTGTGGTGTTATGCGTTGTTTGGATGCTCCGGCTGATAATCTGCCATCGCGAAAAGCGTCGTAAAAAGACAGCAAAGCAGGCCCGAATCAAGCTTGGAAAGTCAGAGGTTTTTCGGGGAAAGAGGGAAAAGGAAAGAGGAGGCAGTTGTCGGTGGGCAGTGGGTCAGCGGATACGCCATACTGGAGTGGTTGTGGTGTGCTCGCTTGTCGAGCGCTCTCTCGAAGTAGAAGTGGTGGAGGATGTCGAGCAGGGGTGGGGCGTCCGACAAGCGGACACGCCACGTCCGCTACCGATCAAAGGTCATTCGGTTTAAATTGCACCTCAATCGTCACGGCGCCCGAGTCCGGCGCGAGTGCGTCGACGATCAGCAGCGACGTGCCCGGATTGGCGGCATTAAAGCCGTCGTCCGGCGGATCTGCGGGGATCACCTTGAGCCGTCCGTCGCTCTGCGAATCCAGGGTCACCTGCATGCGCTTGCCGTCCTGCCGCAGGGTGGCCTGCGCTCCGTCGATCGCGACATCGGCCCGAGTTGCCATGGTCCACCGCACCTTTGCCCCGGGCTCCAGACCCTGGAGATTATCCGTGAGTGTCATGTTGTGACCGGTGATTTCGAAATGTCGCCAGACTTTCTCCGCCTGACCCTTAAAAACGGGGGAAAGGTCGATTTTCGCGGTGCTCTCGTCGATATAGGTAAACCTGGCCCGACCGTCCACCCGGTGTAATTGATCGTTGATGGTCAGTGTGTTGTGGCTCCGGTTGTTCAGCCGGAAAACATCCCAGCGATTGCCGTTCTGGCTGTTGTCCCAGAGTTGGATGCCCTTGCTTTCCAGATCATGATAGCCTTGGTGCCCGAGATCCACCGCCCAGCGCACACCATCGGCCTCCAGCACAAAGGACCCGGCGTCGAGATGCGCGTGCGATTCACTGCCTTTGCCCGCTTTGCAGGCAAGATAGAA encodes the following:
- a CDS encoding nitronate monooxygenase, whose product is MEDRFKAPTASHWPSIIQGGMGAGVSDWRLARAVAKAGQMGVISGTALDTILIRRLQDGDPDGAMRRALGAFPYREMAERILNEWYTEGGKAPDAPYRLKPLPEVEMGRLDEELMIVANFAEVYLAKEGHDGWVGINLLEKIQLPTLPSLFGAMLAGVDVVIMGGGIPLAIPGVLDEMAQLRPVALKLHVVGADRSHEHKVEFHPGTHVPASQDRLKRPCFFPVVSSETLAKTLVRKASGRVDGLIVEHYSAGGHNAPPRRDGAYSDRDVCSLEKIAALSLPFWLAGGCASPESLQAARSTGAEGVQVGSAFACSKESGIATSIKNEIIEQYRSGRIKVITDFRASPTDYPFKRLELKANKGADACRVCDLGYLRHIFEKEDGTLGYRCPAAPKKNYVLKGGRPEDCEGRRCLCNGLLATIGLGQIRRGRSVLPLVTIGDDLSFLDRLGGGASALPTAGDVIEYLLSSPESGRAPN
- a CDS encoding AEC family transporter — translated: MDTTSLVFTAMLPIFLIIGSGFLVRRLGWLSEEADHSLMRVVVNLLYPAMILSFILGNDALRHPSNLILPPLIGMTTIVAGFGISMLVARRINLGNQRECRTFAFSSGMYNYGYFPIPIIALLFDRETTGVLLVHNLGVEFAMWALGVGFILSANDPKSIWRRILSGPVIAILIGAPLNLMRADQHVPNFVLETIDLFGQCAIPLGLILIGATFADLAKGAKLREGIRVPVAACALRLGVFPVIFILFAFLFPLPVELKRVLIIQAAMPCAVFPIVLARHFDGSPEVAFKVVLSTTVVSLITIPIWISLGLALIPVN
- a CDS encoding pyridoxal-phosphate dependent enzyme: MPPAKKRSHRDMDGETRLQQLQQEILFARRRVYEVGDATPLQSIRLENDIDLWVKREDLSPIHAYKWRGAYNKMAQLSADELKRGVVTASAGNHAQGVALAACKLDTKATIFMPLSTPRMKQLAVRRHGGESVEIRLLGDTYDAASKAAHQAAKQDGLSYIHAYDDLAVMAGQGTLADEIVMSGHGPFDVAFLQVGGGGMAGATAAWLKVHYPDIKIIGVEGEGQASMAAAVQAGKPVALDKLDIFCDGTAVRKAGTLTREICAEVIDEWMTVSNDEVAAAIQFHWEQLRCVPEPSGAMGMAAALKTKDKLKGKRALTILCGANMDFEQLASVARRAAVGALHRRYLKIGIPEKSGAMYSLLNALPDTVNIVDFQYGKIDQHEAAPVIGFDLNPLEFDGLKKALRDGGYEISEVTSDIDVNFRMIHYDPKLFAYPRFITLEFHERPGALADFLREVSPHANLCYFNYVYSGERVGRALLGFEFSSRQEHDEFTDHLDKADAYRDYKIVSKDTLDRMV
- a CDS encoding PEP-CTERM sorting domain-containing protein, whose translation is MRYDLTLTIISLLAAASGQAQTIVAEYTFSSNSFASSDADTNSTASDITFPGISGETAGVSLQPGIDGSVGQLAPAYVFYMGNINDQGDDDVAGDTDAAEFSVTPSSSLDFTSFSFDFQKNSGGADIEIDLFWSVDSYATAIDSYTISDTGSWGSFSTDLSSLANQATTTTFRLQFFTTGGSPGNELYLDNVELQAVPEPSAFALLAGCLGLTWIMVRRR
- a CDS encoding ATP-dependent RNA helicase; this encodes MLEQNPPLPIYEVADPLVEGLRAHGRLVLSAPTGSGKSTQVPQILIDRAGIEGEVVVLQPRRLAARLLAKRVAAERGVQLGEEVGYQIRFENRVSARTRIRFVTEAILLRQILQDPSLKGVGAVVFDEFHERHLTSDLSLACALQSVQRQRPDLKLVVMSATLDIEQMEDFLQPCARIEAGGRLYPVEVDYAGASLGREAAPVWERAARAFKQLQRDGLRGDALVFMPGAFEIRKTIAAIEALPESRGFEVLPLYGELPPEAQDRAVRTGDGPKVIVSTNVAETSITIEGVRAVIDGGLARIARYDARRGINSILIEQISQASAEQRKGRAGRTGPGRCIRLWSEAEHEARPGHETPEVKRVDLAETLLMLSVAGVTDVDAFPWFESPETTALQRGKHLLHDLGAVDSMGAVTDMGRRMSVFPLHPRYARMLIEAERLGVLPDAALVAGISQGRPFYRASREDLVRREQIRQVEDQVDERSDYFLLLRAFELARAAKFKPPACSELGIHGVAARQAGESARQILQLAPREGRARSSSREHEEEGCPPARPGQSPALPKEGKTASAAEDALCRCLFLAFADHLCLRIDKGTRRCKMVHGRSGELRRESLVESPLFVAAELEERELRGEVTVLLGLATAVEPEWLSEYFPEDMSEGCLTEYDPSTRRVSTKRQTRFRDLVLEEKEGGEVDPGQAAGLLAEEVVSGRLNLKKWNAGVEHWIQRVNFVARHCPETEVAPIDEEARQLLIEQICHGASSYKEIKDREVLPTVKEWILPEQHYYIETYAPENIGLPRRNRPVKLRYESDGRAFIASKLQDFYDVKGETLRIANGRVPLVIELLAPNGRPAHVTDDLDGFWDGAYQQVRKDLAGRYPKHEWR